One part of the Nitrosophilus kaiyonis genome encodes these proteins:
- a CDS encoding DNA recombination protein RmuC encodes MLIIEMLLGVLIISVLLTFIFLKKEINKFKINEELLTKNFYEFGEKLSKNFEEQKNFLHQKLEKIDEKLFLNAKENQEQITKNIELFNKIEKGISDFKNDMKSSLDKHFYEFSNALKNQSEKLNQDFISLNNGIEKTLKESFEKNNQILQEIMDKNSKLFIDSLNSQKDFKDEISKALKVNFEELNSKVSSNLEKISNKVDERLKEGFENVDKTFKDIITGIAKIAEAQKNIENLSREVVSLQNVLSDKKSRGIFGEVQLNSILKSIFGENRELYDIQYPLKDEGEKVIADAVIKAPEPIGLVAIDSKFPLENYTKMIESNSENDKKRYEREFKQNLKKHINDISSKYIIKGKTADMAILFLPAEAIFAEINAYHQDIIDYARKNSVWIASPTTLMALLTTVQAIVRDVKTQEQAKRIQEELRKLSKNFKLYKERWEKLARHIDTVNKDVKDIHVTTKKISDEFEKIEKVEFEEKSLLE; translated from the coding sequence ATGTTAATTATAGAAATGTTACTCGGCGTATTGATTATCTCTGTTTTATTAACTTTTATTTTTTTAAAAAAAGAGATAAATAAATTTAAGATAAATGAAGAGTTATTGACAAAAAATTTTTATGAGTTTGGCGAAAAATTATCAAAAAATTTTGAAGAACAGAAAAATTTTTTACATCAAAAGTTAGAAAAAATTGATGAAAAACTTTTTTTAAATGCTAAAGAGAATCAAGAACAAATCACAAAAAATATAGAGCTTTTCAATAAAATAGAAAAAGGTATAAGTGATTTTAAAAATGATATGAAAAGTTCATTGGATAAACATTTTTATGAATTTTCAAATGCTCTAAAAAATCAGAGTGAAAAACTTAATCAAGATTTTATTTCATTAAATAACGGTATTGAAAAAACTTTAAAAGAGAGTTTTGAAAAAAATAATCAAATATTGCAAGAGATTATGGATAAAAATTCAAAACTTTTTATAGACTCTTTAAATTCTCAAAAAGATTTTAAAGATGAAATATCAAAAGCTTTAAAGGTAAATTTTGAAGAGTTAAATAGTAAAGTTAGTTCAAATCTTGAAAAGATAAGCAACAAGGTTGATGAGAGATTGAAAGAGGGTTTTGAAAATGTTGATAAAACTTTCAAAGATATAATAACCGGTATTGCTAAAATTGCTGAAGCTCAAAAAAATATAGAAAATTTATCTCGTGAGGTTGTAAGTTTACAAAATGTTTTAAGTGATAAAAAGAGTAGAGGTATTTTTGGAGAGGTTCAGTTAAACTCTATTTTAAAATCCATCTTTGGAGAAAACAGAGAGCTTTATGATATTCAATATCCATTGAAAGATGAGGGAGAAAAAGTTATAGCTGATGCTGTTATAAAAGCTCCTGAGCCAATTGGTTTAGTTGCAATAGATTCTAAATTTCCATTGGAAAACTATACAAAAATGATTGAATCAAATAGTGAAAATGATAAAAAAAGATATGAAAGAGAATTTAAGCAAAATCTTAAAAAACATATTAACGATATATCATCAAAATATATTATAAAAGGCAAAACTGCTGATATGGCAATTTTGTTTTTACCAGCTGAAGCTATATTTGCAGAAATTAATGCTTATCATCAAGATATTATAGATTATGCTAGAAAAAATAGTGTATGGATAGCAAGCCCAACAACTTTAATGGCACTTTTGACAACAGTTCAAGCTATTGTTAGAGATGTAAAAACTCAAGAGCAAGCCAAAAGAATTCAAGAAGAGCTTAGAAAGCTATCTAAAAATTTCAAATTATATAAAGAGCGTTGGGAAAAACTTGCACGTCATATTGATACAGTTAATAAAGATGTTAAAGATATACATGTAACTACTAAAAAGATATCTGATGAGTTTGAAAAGATTGAAAAAGTTGAGTTTGAAGAGAAAAGCTTATTGGAGTAA
- the abc-f gene encoding ribosomal protection-like ABC-F family protein, whose translation MALVDLKSISKQFEAQKILCNVDFYIDENERVAIVGKNGSGKSTLMKIVAGTLDFDEGERRVKQNIKIKMLPQKPKFDENITVKEEIENQLKELKEAKKRYEEIASLLAKDPDNKNLLESLNNLANFLDFHNAWNLEDKVERVLQEFDLKIYENRPVNILSGGEQRRVALAGLLLQKPDLLLLDEPTNHLDVYMVEFLEEMILKEKFTLLFISHDRYFIDNIATRVIEIDECKLRSFKGGYSSYLEQKEELLKSMQKQHENLLRLLKQEEEWLRRGVRARIKRNEGRKKRVLELREKAKKNPSLIRKIKLELEREKKHFNREDGINKKKMLFELENVSKSLGDKLLIKDFTARILQKDRIAIVGKNGSGKSTLLKLLLGEIKPDSGTIKRGEFKIGYFDQHRAMLDDNKNLIETFCPNGGDRVEVQGKNMHVYGYLKNFLFPKEFLDKKIGVLSGGEKNRVALALLFTKKVDCLILDEPTNDLDIPTINILEEYIQNFSGAVIFVSHDRYFVDKLASKLFIFHGNGYIEESYQNYSEYLSIEKELKNLENFEKEIEKPKKKRIKIKKEKLSYKEQRLLEELPIKIEELEEKLKEINDCLANPKCYEEKGINNLANELESFKNEYEELVEKYLELEEKRERIENGV comes from the coding sequence ATGGCATTAGTTGATTTAAAATCTATCTCAAAACAGTTTGAAGCGCAAAAAATATTGTGTAATGTGGATTTTTATATAGATGAAAATGAAAGAGTTGCTATTGTTGGAAAAAATGGAAGTGGAAAATCTACTTTGATGAAAATAGTTGCAGGAACTTTAGATTTTGATGAGGGAGAGAGAAGAGTAAAACAAAATATTAAGATAAAAATGCTTCCACAAAAACCTAAATTTGATGAAAATATCACTGTAAAAGAGGAGATCGAAAATCAGCTAAAAGAATTAAAAGAGGCAAAAAAAAGATATGAAGAGATAGCATCACTATTAGCTAAAGATCCTGATAATAAAAATCTATTGGAATCTTTAAACAATTTAGCCAATTTTTTAGATTTTCATAATGCTTGGAATTTAGAAGATAAAGTGGAAAGAGTCCTACAAGAATTTGATCTTAAAATTTATGAAAATAGACCTGTAAATATATTAAGCGGAGGAGAACAAAGAAGAGTTGCTTTAGCGGGACTTCTTCTTCAAAAGCCAGATTTGCTTTTACTTGATGAACCAACAAACCATCTTGATGTTTATATGGTTGAATTTTTAGAAGAGATGATTTTAAAAGAAAAATTTACACTTCTATTTATCTCACATGATAGATATTTTATTGATAATATTGCCACAAGAGTAATAGAGATAGATGAGTGTAAACTTAGAAGTTTTAAAGGTGGATATAGTAGCTATTTGGAGCAAAAAGAGGAACTTTTAAAATCGATGCAAAAGCAGCACGAAAATCTGCTAAGACTTTTAAAACAGGAAGAGGAGTGGCTAAGACGAGGAGTTAGAGCAAGAATTAAAAGAAATGAAGGAAGAAAAAAAAGGGTATTAGAACTTAGAGAAAAAGCAAAGAAAAATCCAAGCCTTATAAGAAAAATCAAACTTGAATTAGAGCGTGAAAAGAAACATTTTAACCGTGAAGATGGTATAAACAAGAAAAAAATGCTATTTGAGCTTGAAAATGTAAGCAAGTCTTTAGGCGATAAACTTCTAATCAAAGATTTTACTGCTAGAATATTACAAAAAGATAGAATTGCTATAGTTGGTAAAAATGGAAGCGGAAAATCTACACTTTTAAAACTTTTACTTGGTGAAATAAAACCAGATTCAGGGACTATTAAAAGAGGTGAATTTAAGATAGGATATTTTGATCAGCATAGAGCTATGCTTGATGATAATAAAAATTTAATTGAAACGTTCTGCCCAAATGGTGGAGATAGAGTTGAAGTTCAGGGCAAAAATATGCATGTATATGGATATTTAAAAAACTTTTTATTTCCCAAAGAGTTTTTAGATAAAAAAATTGGAGTATTAAGTGGAGGAGAGAAAAACAGAGTCGCTCTTGCTCTTCTTTTTACAAAAAAAGTAGATTGTTTAATTTTAGATGAACCAACAAATGATTTAGATATTCCAACTATTAATATTTTAGAAGAGTATATTCAAAATTTCAGTGGCGCTGTAATTTTTGTTAGTCATGATAGATATTTTGTAGATAAATTGGCATCAAAGCTTTTTATTTTCCATGGAAATGGATATATTGAAGAGTCTTATCAAAACTATTCAGAATATCTCTCAATTGAAAAAGAGTTAAAAAATTTAGAAAATTTTGAAAAAGAGATTGAAAAACCAAAAAAGAAAAGAATTAAAATAAAAAAAGAAAAGCTCTCATATAAAGAACAAAGGCTTTTAGAAGAGCTTCCTATAAAAATAGAAGAGCTTGAAGAAAAACTAAAAGAAATAAATGATTGTTTGGCAAATCCTAAATGTTATGAAGAAAAAGGTATTAACAATTTAGCAAATGAATTAGAATCTTTTAAAAATGAGTATGAAGAGTTAGTAGAAAAATATTTGGAACTTGAAGAGAAAAGAGAAAGAATAGAAAATGGAGTTTAA
- the prmC gene encoding peptide chain release factor N(5)-glutamine methyltransferase, whose translation MTIKKALDLGKIALKDVAQRPAFEAEILLSHFLKMDRVGLILNSQKEISPNILSLYIKALKNRKKHFPIEYITKKVSFYSEEFYINQRALIPRPETELLIDEVLKNVEIEKKYNIAEIGTGSGVISIILALKLKNSNFFATDISKDALEVAKKNIEKFKLTDKIVLKNCSYIDCLEEKIDILVSNPPYISNSFNLEKNVLYEPHNALFGGEKGDEILKKIIDIAIEKKVKLLACEMGYDQRESISKYCEEKGLKPKFYKDFAGFDRGFVIKIGGEDEDFKMG comes from the coding sequence TTGACAATTAAAAAAGCCTTAGATTTAGGAAAGATTGCTTTAAAAGATGTGGCTCAAAGACCTGCATTTGAGGCTGAAATATTACTTAGTCACTTTTTAAAGATGGATAGGGTAGGGCTTATTTTAAATTCCCAAAAAGAGATAAGTCCAAATATTTTATCTTTATATATAAAAGCTTTAAAAAATAGGAAAAAGCATTTTCCAATAGAGTATATTACAAAAAAGGTCTCTTTTTATTCAGAAGAGTTTTATATTAACCAAAGAGCTCTTATACCAAGACCAGAAACTGAGCTTTTAATAGATGAAGTTTTAAAAAATGTTGAAATTGAAAAAAAATATAATATAGCAGAAATTGGCACAGGTAGTGGAGTTATCTCCATAATTCTTGCTTTAAAATTAAAAAATTCTAACTTTTTTGCAACAGATATATCAAAAGATGCTCTTGAAGTAGCAAAGAAAAATATTGAAAAATTTAAACTCACAGATAAAATTGTATTAAAAAACTGTTCTTATATTGATTGTTTAGAGGAAAAAATTGATATTTTAGTATCAAATCCACCATATATTTCAAATAGTTTTAATTTAGAAAAAAATGTTTTATATGAGCCTCATAATGCTTTATTTGGTGGGGAAAAAGGAGATGAGATTTTAAAAAAGATTATCGATATTGCAATAGAGAAAAAAGTTAAACTATTAGCTTGTGAAATGGGATATGATCAAAGAGAATCGATATCTAAATATTGTGAAGAAAAAGGTTTAAAACCAAAATTTTATAAAGATTTTGCAGGTTTTGATAGAGGATTTGTAATAAAAATAGGGGGAGAAGATGAAGATTTTAAAATGGGTTGA
- a CDS encoding M48 family metallopeptidase, with protein MIMAISIIYFIYVLIKVYLSVMQAGYVLKAKNQKPVLMLPSKFIKSARYTAKKEKIAIVETIVEYLLFIFWIGFGLEWLDKNIVIDNIVLKSVVYVDIFLAINYIVGLPFDYYQKFVLDEKFGFNKSTLALFIKDQIKGILLFLIFGSLIIAAVSYIILNFQNWWIWGFLFVFGIIILINAIYPTLIAPIFNKFKPLEDKELEKDIHSLLNRSGFKSKGVFVVDASKRDNRLNAYFGGLGKTKRVVLFDTLVNKLSKDELLAVLGHELGHFVNKDILKNIFMMAIMMFALFFIFANLPQELFTQIGISNQPYTIITLFLLLSPVFTFFFMPLISFVSRKNEYAADNYGASLTSKSSLRNALLKLVEENSQFPLSHPFYIFFYYSHPPILERLKNLGFQEDEETSKEALREKCVTEEELDN; from the coding sequence ATGATTATGGCGATTTCGATAATATACTTTATATATGTATTAATAAAAGTATATCTTTCAGTTATGCAAGCTGGATATGTTTTAAAAGCAAAAAATCAAAAGCCAGTATTGATGCTTCCTTCTAAATTTATAAAATCAGCAAGATATACTGCAAAAAAAGAGAAAATTGCAATTGTAGAAACTATAGTAGAATATCTTCTTTTTATCTTTTGGATAGGATTTGGTTTAGAGTGGCTAGATAAAAATATTGTTATTGACAATATAGTTTTAAAATCAGTCGTTTATGTTGATATTTTCTTGGCAATAAACTATATTGTAGGACTACCTTTTGATTATTACCAAAAATTTGTACTTGATGAAAAGTTTGGATTTAATAAATCCACTTTAGCTCTTTTTATAAAAGACCAGATAAAAGGTATTTTGCTGTTTTTAATATTTGGCTCATTAATAATAGCTGCTGTAAGTTATATTATTTTAAATTTTCAAAACTGGTGGATTTGGGGATTTTTATTTGTATTTGGAATAATTATTTTAATAAATGCTATTTATCCAACTTTAATTGCTCCAATATTTAATAAATTTAAACCTTTAGAAGATAAAGAGCTTGAAAAAGATATTCATTCTCTTTTAAATAGAAGCGGTTTTAAATCAAAAGGTGTATTTGTTGTAGATGCAAGCAAAAGAGATAATAGATTGAATGCTTATTTTGGCGGGCTTGGTAAAACAAAAAGAGTAGTTTTGTTTGATACATTAGTAAATAAATTATCTAAAGATGAATTGCTTGCAGTTCTTGGTCATGAACTTGGCCATTTTGTAAATAAAGATATACTAAAAAATATATTTATGATGGCTATTATGATGTTTGCTCTATTTTTTATTTTTGCAAATCTACCTCAAGAGCTGTTTACACAAATTGGTATAAGTAATCAGCCATATACAATTATCACTCTATTTTTACTTTTAAGCCCAGTTTTTACATTTTTCTTTATGCCATTAATTAGCTTTGTTTCTCGTAAAAATGAGTATGCGGCTGATAATTATGGTGCAAGTTTAACATCAAAAAGCTCATTAAGAAATGCACTTTTAAAGCTTGTAGAAGAAAATTCTCAATTTCCGCTTTCACATCCATTTTATATCTTTTTTTACTACTCTCATCCACCAATTTTAGAAAGACTTAAAAATTTAGGCTTTCAAGAAGATGAAGAGACATCTAAAGAGGCTTTGAGAGAAAAATGCGTTACAGAGGAAGAGCTTGACAATTAA
- the thrC gene encoding threonine synthase, whose protein sequence is MNFIETRGNDGVKPVEVSFSEAILNPSASFGGLYVPKNLPTLKEDFLKNHINSSYKELAFDILKSFDIDIEDDLIKEALNLYDKFDDPKNPVPVIKVEENLYISELYHGPTRAFKDMALQPFGYILSSLAKKRGENYLILAATSGDTGPATLHTFKNKPNIKVACLYPEGGTSDVQRLQMVTEDGKNLKVIGIIGDFDDAQTALKNLLASKKFNEILKEKGIKLSAANSVNFGRIIFQTIYHFHSYLELVRQDEIKIGEQVNLIVPSGNFGNALGGYYAKKMGLPVKKILIASNENNVLTELIKNGRYDLRNKSLIKTTSPAMDILKSSNVERVLFDKFGAKRTKELMDSLNENNYYELTSEELKELQKDFDADFSSDEEIKKYIKEYALEKNYLMDPHTATTIKLYEKYKDEKNIAYSTAEWTKFAPTVLNALNEDNKKYSDLEALTTIAKRLHIMIPVVIEELFNKPIIHDTVVEKDDIEKEILKFLEK, encoded by the coding sequence ATGAATTTTATAGAAACAAGAGGAAATGACGGAGTAAAACCAGTTGAAGTTAGTTTTAGTGAAGCTATTTTAAATCCAAGTGCAAGTTTTGGTGGGCTTTATGTTCCAAAAAATTTACCTACATTAAAAGAGGATTTTTTAAAAAACCATATAAATAGTTCATATAAAGAGTTGGCATTTGATATTTTAAAAAGTTTTGATATCGATATAGAAGATGATTTAATAAAAGAGGCTTTAAATCTTTATGATAAGTTTGATGATCCAAAAAATCCTGTTCCTGTAATAAAAGTAGAAGAGAATTTATACATTAGTGAGCTATATCATGGGCCAACAAGAGCTTTTAAAGATATGGCTTTGCAACCATTTGGATATATTTTATCTTCATTAGCCAAAAAAAGAGGCGAAAATTATCTTATTTTAGCAGCAACAAGTGGAGATACAGGTCCAGCAACGCTACATACTTTTAAAAACAAGCCAAATATTAAAGTTGCATGTTTATATCCAGAGGGTGGGACAAGTGATGTTCAAAGACTTCAAATGGTAACCGAAGATGGAAAAAATCTAAAAGTTATTGGAATTATCGGCGATTTTGATGATGCACAGACAGCTTTAAAAAATCTTTTAGCTTCTAAAAAATTTAATGAAATCCTAAAAGAAAAAGGTATAAAACTTAGTGCTGCAAATTCTGTAAATTTTGGAAGAATTATTTTTCAAACAATATACCATTTTCACAGCTATTTAGAGCTTGTAAGACAAGATGAGATAAAAATAGGAGAACAGGTTAATTTAATAGTTCCAAGCGGTAATTTTGGTAATGCTCTTGGTGGATATTATGCTAAAAAGATGGGACTTCCTGTTAAAAAGATACTTATTGCATCAAATGAGAATAATGTTTTAACTGAGCTAATTAAAAATGGAAGATATGATTTAAGGAATAAATCATTGATTAAAACAACATCTCCAGCTATGGATATTTTAAAATCATCTAATGTTGAAAGAGTTCTTTTTGATAAGTTTGGAGCAAAAAGAACAAAAGAGTTAATGGATAGTTTAAATGAGAATAACTACTATGAATTAACAAGTGAAGAGTTAAAGGAGCTTCAAAAAGATTTTGATGCTGATTTTAGCAGTGATGAAGAGATAAAAAAGTATATCAAAGAGTATGCACTTGAAAAAAATTACTTAATGGATCCACATACAGCAACAACTATAAAACTTTATGAAAAATATAAAGATGAAAAAAATATTGCATATTCAACTGCAGAGTGGACAAAATTTGCTCCTACCGTTTTAAATGCATTGAATGAAGATAATAAAAAATATAGTGATTTAGAAGCATTAACTACTATTGCAAAAAGACTTCATATTATGATTCCTGTAGTTATAGAAGAGCTTTTCAATAAACCAATCATTCACGATACTGTGGTTGAAAAAGATGATATTGAAAAAGAGATTTTAAAATTTTTAGAAAAGTGA
- the argB gene encoding acetylglutamate kinase, which produces MQKKIQTVQTLLDALPFIKDFRDEIFVIKYGGSAQIDTKLKEKFAKDILLMYLVGIKPVIVHGGGKRITSILDRLNIPTKFIDGQRVTTPEVMEIVEMVLSGDINKEIVSLLNNHGAKAIGISGKDAHFITAKPKDFEKFGYTGVIEKIDPSVVFNLLEENFVPVIAPIAASDELSHPGYNINADLCASKVAGALKAKKVIFLTDTPGVLDKEGNLISSLNEEKIEKLKKDQTISGGMIPKVDACIEAIERGVEKAHIIDGRVEHSILLEIFTSAGIGTQIVK; this is translated from the coding sequence ATGCAAAAGAAAATACAGACAGTTCAAACGCTTCTTGATGCATTGCCTTTTATAAAAGATTTCAGAGATGAGATATTTGTTATAAAATATGGAGGAAGTGCACAAATTGATACTAAATTAAAAGAGAAGTTTGCTAAAGATATTCTTTTAATGTATTTAGTTGGAATAAAGCCTGTAATAGTACATGGTGGAGGCAAAAGAATAACTTCTATTTTAGATAGACTCAATATTCCAACAAAGTTTATTGATGGACAAAGAGTTACAACCCCAGAAGTTATGGAAATAGTAGAAATGGTTTTAAGTGGAGATATAAATAAAGAGATTGTTAGTTTATTAAATAATCATGGTGCAAAAGCTATTGGAATAAGTGGCAAGGATGCTCATTTTATAACAGCTAAGCCAAAAGATTTTGAAAAGTTTGGATATACCGGAGTTATAGAAAAAATTGATCCATCAGTTGTTTTTAATCTATTAGAGGAAAATTTTGTTCCAGTAATTGCTCCAATTGCTGCAAGCGATGAGTTAAGTCATCCCGGATATAACATAAACGCTGATTTATGTGCAAGTAAGGTTGCTGGAGCCCTAAAAGCCAAAAAGGTTATATTTTTAACAGATACTCCAGGTGTTTTAGATAAGGAAGGAAACCTTATCTCATCTTTGAATGAAGAAAAAATAGAAAAATTAAAAAAAGACCAAACAATAAGTGGTGGAATGATTCCAAAAGTTGATGCTTGTATTGAAGCGATAGAGAGAGGTGTTGAAAAAGCTCATATAATTGATGGAAGGGTAGAACACTCTATCTTGCTTGAAATTTTTACAAGTGCAGGAATTGGAACGCAGATTGTTAAGTAG
- the ftsZ gene encoding cell division protein FtsZ yields MEPFIVEENKKVTGANIKAIGVGGGGGNMIGHMINQGINGIELLVANTDAQALNTSNAHVKIQLGEKTTRGLGAGMVPEKGKEAALESYDEIKEKLEGADIVFVAAGMGGGTGTGAAPIIAQAAKEVGALTISVVTKPFKFEGRKRSRLAEEGLEELKKESDSIVVIPNDKLLAIVEKNLGIKDSFKIVDDVLARAVSGISGVILSYGQNDINLDFADVKTVMSHRGLALMGVGEAQGSNSAYEAIKSAIESPLLDNMSINGAMGVLVHFTIHPDYPLVDIGEAMDIVYESADEDAHVIFGTTTDENMEPDRVKITLIATGFDHEEEKKEELKLVTPKQTEIVTTKVKVSGSDFDNTNEEVLDIPTFLRKQMD; encoded by the coding sequence ATGGAGCCTTTTATTGTTGAAGAAAATAAAAAAGTGACAGGTGCAAATATAAAAGCTATTGGCGTTGGTGGTGGCGGCGGTAATATGATAGGTCATATGATAAATCAAGGAATTAATGGAATAGAACTACTTGTAGCAAATACAGATGCACAAGCATTAAATACTTCAAATGCACATGTAAAGATACAGCTTGGCGAAAAAACAACAAGAGGCCTTGGGGCTGGTATGGTTCCTGAAAAAGGAAAAGAAGCCGCACTTGAGAGCTATGATGAAATAAAAGAAAAGCTTGAAGGTGCCGATATTGTATTTGTTGCTGCTGGAATGGGTGGCGGAACTGGCACTGGAGCTGCACCAATTATAGCACAAGCTGCAAAAGAGGTTGGAGCTTTAACAATATCTGTAGTTACGAAACCTTTTAAATTTGAAGGTAGAAAAAGATCTAGACTTGCAGAAGAGGGCTTAGAGGAACTAAAAAAAGAGAGCGATTCAATTGTAGTTATACCAAATGATAAGCTACTTGCAATTGTAGAAAAAAATCTTGGAATAAAAGATAGTTTTAAAATTGTTGATGATGTTTTAGCAAGAGCAGTAAGTGGTATAAGTGGTGTGATATTATCATATGGACAAAATGATATCAATCTTGACTTTGCAGATGTTAAAACAGTAATGAGTCACAGGGGACTTGCACTAATGGGTGTAGGTGAAGCTCAAGGAAGTAATTCAGCTTATGAAGCTATCAAAAGCGCCATTGAATCTCCTCTTCTTGATAATATGTCTATTAATGGTGCAATGGGAGTATTGGTTCATTTTACTATTCATCCAGATTATCCTCTTGTAGATATTGGTGAAGCTATGGATATTGTATATGAAAGTGCTGATGAAGATGCTCATGTTATATTTGGAACAACAACTGATGAAAATATGGAACCAGATAGAGTCAAAATAACTCTAATTGCAACAGGTTTTGATCATGAAGAAGAGAAAAAAGAAGAATTAAAGCTTGTTACCCCAAAACAGACTGAAATAGTAACTACAAAAGTTAAAGTTAGTGGTAGTGATTTTGATAATACTAATGAAGAGGTTTTAGATATTCCTACATTTTTAAGAAAACAGATGGATTAA
- a CDS encoding ABC transporter ATP-binding protein, protein MEIAISIKNLKKRFGQKEVLKGVNLDIVRNKTTVILGLSGSGKSTIIKHIVGLLKADNGQILVDGIDVTRADEETIYKVRKKVGFLFQSGALFDSMNVMENVAFPLREHTKLSNIEILKKVEKSLEMVGLKPKEVLRLFPDELSGGMRKRVGLARTIIMEPEIILYDEPTTGLDPITSDLISRMIKKLQNELNVTSVLISHDIKESFKTGDFFAFLYEGKIIEYGDKESFKNSQNEYVQQFLHGESVGPIKIIG, encoded by the coding sequence ATGGAAATTGCAATTTCAATAAAAAACTTAAAAAAAAGATTTGGTCAAAAAGAGGTGTTAAAAGGTGTAAATTTAGATATTGTTAGAAATAAAACTACAGTAATTTTAGGTCTATCTGGCAGTGGAAAATCAACAATAATAAAGCATATAGTAGGCCTTTTAAAAGCCGATAATGGACAAATTTTGGTTGATGGTATAGATGTAACAAGAGCAGATGAAGAGACAATTTATAAAGTAAGAAAGAAAGTTGGATTTCTTTTTCAAAGTGGAGCATTATTTGATAGTATGAATGTTATGGAAAATGTTGCATTTCCATTAAGAGAGCATACAAAATTAAGTAACATTGAGATATTAAAAAAAGTTGAAAAATCTTTAGAGATGGTTGGATTAAAACCAAAAGAGGTTTTAAGGCTTTTTCCAGATGAATTAAGTGGAGGTATGAGAAAAAGAGTAGGATTAGCTAGAACAATTATTATGGAGCCAGAAATTATTCTTTATGATGAACCCACTACAGGTCTTGATCCAATTACAAGTGATTTAATCTCAAGAATGATAAAAAAACTTCAAAATGAACTAAATGTAACATCTGTTTTAATAAGCCATGATATCAAGGAGAGTTTTAAAACTGGCGATTTTTTTGCATTTTTATATGAAGGTAAAATCATAGAATATGGAGATAAAGAGAGTTTTAAAAATAGTCAAAATGAATATGTACAACAATTTTTACATGGCGAAAGTGTTGGACCTATTAAAATTATAGGCTGA
- the cutA gene encoding divalent-cation tolerance protein CutA, whose product MSYILVLSTASNKEEAKKIANILVKEKLAACVNIIDNIFSVYEWKNEICEDNEVLMIIKTKKDKFENLSKKIKEIHSYEVPEIIALDITEGSKEYLNWIDDILK is encoded by the coding sequence ATGAGCTATATTTTAGTTTTATCCACTGCTTCAAATAAAGAAGAAGCTAAAAAGATAGCTAATATTTTGGTAAAGGAAAAATTGGCTGCTTGTGTTAATATTATTGATAATATTTTTTCAGTTTATGAGTGGAAAAATGAGATTTGTGAAGATAATGAAGTTTTAATGATTATAAAAACTAAAAAAGATAAATTTGAAAATCTTTCAAAAAAGATAAAAGAGATTCACTCCTATGAAGTTCCTGAAATTATAGCTTTAGATATAACAGAAGGAAGTAAAGAGTATTTAAATTGGATAGATGATATATTAAAATAG
- a CDS encoding DUF4149 domain-containing protein produces MKILKWVDIIYIILIGIGLGDVLVLGSIVAPTIFHSEIYLQKEILSHYQEGLLMTAIFLKSNYLLNFIALFIIIREAYSFKLFQRDKITIAAAMTAVFAIFMFSFYYTPDILAYQAAGEEMTKSEIFDKIHKGSEIDFGLLAFSLFALLFRKVQLLMK; encoded by the coding sequence ATGAAGATTTTAAAATGGGTTGATATAATTTATATAATACTTATTGGTATTGGTTTAGGCGATGTATTGGTATTGGGTTCGATTGTTGCACCTACGATTTTTCATAGTGAAATATATTTGCAAAAAGAGATACTCTCTCATTACCAAGAGGGGCTTTTAATGACAGCAATCTTTTTGAAAAGTAATTATCTGCTAAATTTTATTGCACTTTTTATTATAATTAGAGAAGCTTATAGCTTTAAACTTTTTCAAAGAGATAAAATAACAATTGCTGCTGCAATGACTGCTGTTTTTGCAATATTTATGTTTAGCTTTTATTATACACCTGATATTTTGGCTTATCAAGCAGCTGGTGAAGAGATGACAAAGAGTGAGATTTTTGATAAGATTCATAAAGGAAGCGAAATAGATTTTGGACTGTTGGCTTTCTCTTTATTTGCATTACTATTTAGAAAGGTTCAACTATTAATGAAATAA